Part of the Citrus sinensis cultivar Valencia sweet orange chromosome 2, DVS_A1.0, whole genome shotgun sequence genome, tgctgttATTTTTCCAATATAGAATGGAGTTAGTTGCTGTCCCATCATTCGTATTTAAATCATATAGAATgtcggatttttttttaattttttaagttggaATTGACCCTTCTTCTACCTTTTAAATATAGAAGATAATGTGAAACATTTGAATTATCTTAGCTTAATTTAACTGCCACTTAGCtattaattttgtagaatGACCTTCGCATCCGTGCAAAGTCAATGCCAAACAAACTCtgattaaaatagattttgttTACTTTATAACGACACAAATGAAATTGTCCAACACTTACTTATTCGAAAGTGACTAGCTTTTGAAAATGACCATAGTTGACAACTGGAGTGAATCCAATTGGAGTTTATGatctatatataattgatttttaaagaaaaaaaaaagaaagaaagaaactgaCTATTAGTCAGATGGAATCCAGCTTAAAATAAGAGTTCAATTTtgtttagattaaattaaggGAGTTTAGTTTCGTTAACGCTATGTTACCTCATTTTAAATGATGTGtgataaaatgaaatctaGTTTAAAAAGAGTGAAACGtgtataaacaatttttttttttttcagcatcGGAATAATGAAAGAAGAACCAAACATTTGCTTAGAATCAAaatctaatctaatttaatctaatcatCTGAAAGGACATTACAAtgaagtgtgaaatgaaatactttaaaaaagtGAACATATAATTCTACGCGGATAGGATTCGGCAACATTagactttaaaaataataataataataataatggattAGCGGATACCCAATGCAGGAATCAGGATGTATGTATTCGGCATTGATCAAACCATACATGCAGTGagttttgttttgctttttacCAAATTCATACTAAGGGCCCGTTTGAGATTGCTTTTAGGAGAcctaaaagtgattttgaaaatctaaaagctagttttagtgtttggtaaaaaaaaatcaaaatcacttttgtcaaaatcagCTTCTCCTAcagctgattttgaaaagtcgGGAAGGAGTAGCTTTTAGATTctggttttgaaaatcaattttatcatttaatacaattccataaatatccttaaaattattacttaaatccaaaattatccttattcaaattggaaacaaaataatttataaaaaaatttgtattataattcataaatataaatttattaatatcaatttattggtcgaattattattaaatttatttcactatattattaatttaattatcaattgttttaagaaaaaaaataaatatattataaattttattttttgtaaaaattgatataatacacaattaaaaatattatatgtacatgtttttatatatataagtaaattttatcttatattatggatattttagtaatttattttctctcagtagtttaacagtaaaatttaccaaacgtcCATAACTGCTTTCAAAACTCGTAGTACTtcttgaaacaaaatttaccaaacacttaacGGATTCTCTTCACAGCTGATTATTTCTACAGCACAGCTaacatcaattattttaaaagctacagcattCCCAAACTGGCCCTAAGCCTGCTAAAATTTTTACGAAATTATATTCATGTTGGCATTTTCCAACAGATTTGCAGATGGAcagataaaattgtcaatctCTAGTCTCAAGttttcaagttctgccagtacAAAGACTCTCAAGAACTCTTTGGTATTGAGgtagtataatttttaagtcatagttactataaaaaaaaatttataacatataaaatagaAGTCAATAGTGTAtagtaaatatgatttttaaatattattttttataaaaataataaaaatattataagtttttcatttacaaGTATTGAactaaatcaattaaattaatttttaaactacaacTAATATTTAAAACTCTTTTTAGTGTTGTAACTTAAAGTTACAGCTATCTAACCTCAATACTAAACCGGCTCTTATTCTCCTCGCACTGCTAGGTaactagattttttttttcacaaatatGAATAGAAGGAagatatatctatatatatattaaactaattagTATTGGGACTAATTCGAAGGCGTGTATAATCATGCATGCTCAAGTCAAGTCTATCACAAAGTTAGTGCGAATATCTTGAGTGTATATTTGATacccaaaaaatttaagaaaaaaaatttctttaactcTTTGTCAtcttgtataaaaaaaaaaaaatgttgaaaagtctaaccaaaatcaatttatattactttaatttgtaacatacatacatacatataaacCACTGGCTGGCCTATGGTTGATCCTCAACTCATACTGAGATCAAAAGTTTGAAGTACTAGAATGTCAAATAATCACACTTATAGGACAATCTACTGCATCCCCAAACATGCTCCAAGTCTCCTTGTGTGTAATGTGGCAGAATCTATTCGGAACAATTCCATAACCTGATCAATAATGTCTATACAATTAAACGCGAGCCAGTAACATCATCTATGCTTTAGCCGCTTTTGCAGGAGGAAGCGTTCCAAACACAATGTCCCATAAAGACGAAGAGATTCCAAATCCTTTGTCCCGAATTCTGAAGTGATGATTCATGTGAAATCTCTGTtcaaaacaaacataaaagGATTTGTAAAAAGCAATGTGGACTCTCTCCTTCCAAGCAGGAAAGACAAAGGAGAAAGAAACCGAGAGATTAAGAAGCTCATTTTGATAAGTTGTTACCTTCAGCCGCAGAATGATTCCTTTCGATGGCTTCCCGTGATGTGTGTAGTAATGAGTAACATCATACATTACATATCCCAGCAAAATGCCTCCATATAGTGCAGGAGTGATGAATGGCTTTGTTAAAACATCAATCAGGTTCCACAACTAGGAGTCACAATGGTTTGATGAATCAGCAAAATGTCAAGATAGTCATTAACAATGCAATCGAGTTCATTAGCTTTTGATTAATATGGAATTGAGGCATAATTTAGTCAAAAAGCTGTGAGAAAATGAACATACTGCCAAAGATACAAGTGCTGCTCCAGCCGGAGGGAAAACAAGCCGCAGTCCATCCATAGGGTGCTTGTGATGGCAGCCATGAATGAGATAGTGAAAAGTGTTCCCCCTtgcaaaaatttatgaaaccAGATTCAGCACATGATGCTAGTTTGCAGAGAGTGAGAGGGAAGCATATACCAGTAGCTTTTAGTCTTTATATGGAAAAGATAGCGGTGCAGAAAGTACTCCAGCAATGTCCAAGTGATGATGCCCAAAAATACGATTAGACCAGCTAGATATGGAGCGAGGCCCATTTTGACAGACTTGCTAACAGACCAACATACAACCGGCAGCCAAACTAGGGGAATTACCCACCATTTTGTACGGGTCAAGAACTGTTTCAAGTTGAGCAGTTAAAAGGCTTAGAAAATTGTTAATATAAAGGCAGTGCATATGTTTATCAGTGAAGTTGTTGCATTGGTATTAAGATTCAGCCATTGCCTTAAAGAAACACATC contains:
- the LOC102617333 gene encoding dihydroceramide fatty acyl 2-hydroxylase FAH2-like; this encodes MVADEPFSVDLNKPLVFQVGHLGEAYEEWVHQPIVGKDSPRFFANGFMEFLTRTKWWVIPLVWLPVVCWSVSKSVKMGLAPYLAGLIVFLGIITWTLLEYFLHRYLFHIKTKSYWGNTFHYLIHGCHHKHPMDGLRLVFPPAGAALVSLALWNLIDVLTKPFITPALYGGILLGYVMYDVTHYYTHHGKPSKGIILRLKRFHMNHHFRIRDKGFGISSSLWDIVFGTLPPAKAAKA